From Helicoverpa armigera isolate CAAS_96S chromosome 17, ASM3070526v1, whole genome shotgun sequence, one genomic window encodes:
- the LOC110370413 gene encoding small ribosomal subunit protein uS19, whose amino-acid sequence MAEVDETLKKKRTFRKFTFRGVDLDQLLDMPNEQLMELMHARARRRFARGLKRKPMALVKKLRRAKKEAPPNEKPEIVKTHLRNMIIVPEMVGSIVGIYNGKTFNQVEIKPEMIGHYLGEFSVTYKPVKHGRPGIGATHSSRFIPLK is encoded by the exons ATGGCTGag GTCGATGAAACTCTCAAGAAAAAGCGTACCTTCAGGAAGTTTACCTTCCGAGGTGTCGACCTTGATCAGCTTCTGGATATGCCCAA TGAGCAACTCATGGAGTTGATGCACGCCCGCGCTCGCAGGCGATTCGCCCGCGGCCTGAAGCGCAAGCCGATGGCGCTGGTGAAGAAACTGCGCCGCGCCAAGAAGGAGGCCCCGCCAAATGAGAAGCCCGAGATTGTTAAGACACATTTGAGGAACATGATCATTGTTCCCGAGATGGTTGGATCCATTGTTGGTATCTACAACGGCAAGACTTTTAACCAG GTTGAAATCAAGCCTGAGATGATCGGCCACTACCTCGGCGAGTTCTCAGTCACATACAAGCCTGTCAAGCACGGTAGGCCCGGTATCGGTGCCACCCACAGCTCCCGGTTCATCCCACTCAAGTAG
- the LOC110370418 gene encoding tRNA-uridine aminocarboxypropyltransferase 2, which yields MEELGELDVWDDLSNIPADPPVMRKLCEDCKRPAVVCWCSALPPEKLNPRSTVILLQHPAEEKRCLRTAPMLQLGLAANKCLIFKGKKFPQPRHENLETLLKQPNTLLLYPSKTAIDIRDLENDTDCYNLVLIDGTWPQAKAIYASCPILHNLKQVKLMTSNTSSYIIRTQPTEGCLSTLETAAEALSQLEKDPMYTELLLQPLHALCKYQLENGAVTHQSKEFLIKTKTYPKLIGKRLSKLLRSTNEEIIDQA from the exons ATGGAAGAGCTAGGAGAGCTGGATGTCTGGGATGATCTGTCTAATATTCCCGCGGATCCTCCCGTAATGCGCAAACTTTGTGAAGATTGCaa AAGACCAGCGGTGGTTTGTTGGTGTTCAGCATTACCACCTGAAAAGCTGAATCCTCGCAGCACCGTCATACTCCTCCAGCACCCAGCCGAAGAAAAGAGATGTCTCCGAACCGCTCCAATGCTACAACTAGGTCTAGCCGCTAACAAGTGCCTTATATTTAAAGGAAAAAAGTTTCCACAACCCAGACATGAAAATTTGGAAACATTACTTAAGCAACCAAACACACTCCTACTTTATCCAAGCAAAACTGCCATAGATATAAGAGACCTGGAAAATGATACTGATTGTTACAACCTTGTATTGATAGATGGTACTTGGCCTCAGGCTAAAGCAATATATGCATCCTGTCCTATTCTACATAATTTGAAACAAGTTAAATTGATGACAAGCAATACAAGTAGTTATATTATTAGGACACAGCCTACAGAAGGCTGTCTGAGCACTCTTGAGACAGCTGCTGAAGCTTTATCGCAACTAGAAAAGGATCCAATGTACACAGAGTTATTATTGCAACCATTGCACGCTTTATGCAAATATCAGTTAGAAAATGGAGCAGTAACTCATCAGTCTAAAGAGTttcttatcaaaacaaaaacttacccAAAATTGATTGGTAAGAGATTATCAAAATTGTTAAGATCTACAAATGAAGAAATAATCGACCAAGCATga